The Brachybacterium huguangmaarense genome contains a region encoding:
- the uvrA gene encoding excinuclease ABC subunit UvrA, with product MSETLVVRGAREHNLKNVDIEIPRDKLVVFSGLSGSGKSSLAFDTIFAEGQRRYVESLSAYARQFLGQMDKPSVDFIEGLSPAVSIDQKSTNRNPRSTVGTITEVYDYLRLLFSRTGTQHCPVCGEVVASQSPQQIVDNLLGLEEGTRFQILAPVVRGRKGEHADLLSSLRSQGYARARIDGQVRRLDEEIDLDKKFKHTIEVVIDRLAAKSDARRRLTDSVETALRLAEGLMIADFVDREEGAEDRERRYSEKRACPNDHPLALDDIEPRSFSFNAPYGACPECTGIGMRLEVDPELVVPDEDLTLAEGAIAPWTMGHADYHQQVMTGLAEDLAFSMDTPWRALPQRAKDALLNGKDHKVHVRYRNRFGRERTYSTGFEGVLHYLQRRHEDTESDWAKERYEQFMREVPCPACRGARLRPEILAVTVGGRSIAEVCDMSISHAAEFLGALELGERERQIAAEVLREIQARLGFLLDVGLDYLNLGRAAGTLSGGEAQRIRLATQIGSGLVGVLYVLDEPSIGLHQRDNERLISTLTRLRDLGNTLIVVEHDEDTLNAADWVVDIGPLAGEHGGEVIHSGSVEGLKTNPRSLTGRYLAGELAIPVPPVRRPLDDERTLTVVGPRENNLTGMDVDFPLGTFTAVTGVSGSGKSTLVNDILYQVLARDLNRARVVPGRHKRVTGLEHLDKVVHVDQSPIGRTPRSNPATYTGVWDRVRTLFAQTTEAKVRGYKAGRFSFNVKGGRCEACSGDGTIKIEMNFLPDVYVQCEVCHGARYNRETLEVHFKGKNVAEVLDMPIDEAVEFFEAVPAIHRQLQTLCDVGLGYVRLGQSAPTLSGGEAQRVKLASELHKRSAGRTVYVLDEPTTGLHFEDVRKLLDVLQGLVDKGNTVIVIEHNLDVIKSADHVIDLGPEGGSGGGRVVATGTPEQIAACAASHTGRFLAPVLAVAASSTPTRKAPVGTGA from the coding sequence GTGAGTGAAACCCTGGTCGTCCGCGGTGCGCGCGAGCACAATCTGAAGAACGTCGACATCGAGATCCCCCGCGACAAGCTGGTGGTGTTCTCGGGCCTCTCCGGCTCGGGCAAGTCGTCCCTCGCGTTCGACACGATCTTCGCGGAGGGCCAGCGGCGCTACGTCGAGTCGCTCTCGGCCTACGCCCGCCAGTTCCTGGGCCAGATGGACAAGCCGTCGGTCGACTTCATCGAGGGCCTCTCGCCCGCGGTCTCGATCGACCAGAAGTCCACGAACCGCAACCCGCGCTCCACCGTCGGCACCATCACCGAGGTGTACGACTACCTGCGCCTGCTGTTCTCCCGCACCGGCACCCAGCACTGCCCCGTGTGCGGCGAGGTGGTCGCGAGCCAGAGCCCCCAGCAGATCGTCGACAACCTGCTCGGGCTCGAGGAGGGCACGCGCTTCCAGATCCTGGCGCCCGTGGTGCGCGGCCGCAAGGGCGAGCACGCCGACCTCCTGAGCTCGCTGCGCTCCCAGGGCTACGCCCGCGCCCGCATCGACGGGCAGGTGCGCCGCCTCGACGAGGAGATCGATCTCGACAAGAAGTTCAAGCACACGATCGAGGTGGTCATCGACCGCCTCGCGGCCAAGTCCGATGCGCGGCGCCGCCTGACCGACTCCGTCGAGACCGCCCTGCGCCTGGCCGAGGGCCTCATGATCGCGGACTTCGTGGACCGCGAGGAGGGCGCCGAGGACCGCGAGCGCCGCTACTCCGAGAAGCGCGCGTGCCCCAACGACCACCCGCTCGCGCTGGACGACATCGAGCCCCGCTCGTTCTCCTTCAACGCCCCCTACGGCGCGTGCCCCGAGTGCACCGGCATCGGCATGCGCCTCGAGGTCGACCCCGAGCTCGTGGTCCCCGACGAGGACCTCACGCTCGCCGAGGGCGCGATCGCCCCGTGGACCATGGGCCACGCCGACTACCACCAGCAGGTGATGACGGGCCTCGCGGAGGACCTCGCGTTCTCGATGGACACCCCGTGGCGGGCTCTGCCCCAGCGCGCCAAGGACGCCCTGCTCAACGGCAAGGACCACAAGGTCCACGTGCGCTACCGCAACCGCTTCGGGCGGGAGCGCACGTACTCCACGGGCTTCGAGGGCGTGCTGCACTACCTCCAGCGCCGCCACGAGGACACGGAGTCCGACTGGGCCAAGGAGCGCTACGAGCAGTTCATGCGCGAGGTCCCGTGCCCCGCGTGCCGCGGGGCGCGCCTGCGCCCCGAGATCCTCGCGGTCACCGTGGGCGGGCGCAGCATCGCCGAGGTGTGCGACATGTCGATCTCCCACGCCGCCGAGTTCCTCGGCGCGCTCGAGCTCGGCGAGCGCGAGCGCCAGATCGCCGCGGAGGTGCTGCGCGAGATCCAGGCGCGCCTGGGCTTCCTGCTCGACGTCGGCCTGGACTACCTGAACCTCGGCCGCGCCGCAGGCACCCTCTCGGGCGGCGAGGCGCAGCGCATCCGCCTGGCCACGCAGATCGGCTCGGGCCTCGTGGGCGTGCTCTACGTGCTCGACGAGCCGTCGATCGGCCTTCACCAGCGGGACAACGAGCGCCTCATCTCCACCCTCACGCGCCTGCGCGACCTCGGCAACACGCTCATCGTCGTCGAGCACGACGAGGACACCCTGAACGCCGCCGACTGGGTCGTGGACATCGGCCCCCTCGCCGGCGAGCACGGGGGAGAGGTCATCCACTCGGGCTCCGTCGAGGGGCTCAAGACCAATCCGCGCTCGCTCACCGGGCGCTACCTCGCCGGCGAGCTGGCGATCCCCGTCCCGCCGGTGCGCCGCCCGCTGGATGACGAGCGCACCCTCACGGTCGTCGGCCCGCGGGAGAACAACCTCACGGGCATGGACGTCGACTTCCCGCTCGGCACCTTCACGGCGGTCACCGGCGTCTCGGGCTCGGGCAAGTCCACGCTCGTCAACGACATCCTGTACCAGGTGCTCGCGCGCGACCTCAACCGCGCCCGCGTCGTCCCGGGCCGCCACAAGCGTGTGACCGGCCTCGAGCATCTCGACAAGGTGGTCCACGTCGATCAGTCGCCGATCGGCCGCACCCCGCGCTCGAACCCCGCGACGTACACGGGCGTGTGGGACCGCGTCCGCACCCTGTTCGCCCAGACCACCGAGGCCAAGGTGCGCGGGTACAAGGCGGGTCGCTTCTCCTTCAACGTCAAGGGCGGCCGCTGCGAGGCGTGCTCGGGCGACGGCACCATCAAGATCGAGATGAACTTCCTGCCGGACGTCTACGTCCAGTGCGAGGTCTGCCACGGCGCCCGCTACAACCGGGAGACCCTCGAGGTCCACTTCAAGGGCAAGAACGTGGCCGAGGTGCTCGACATGCCGATCGACGAGGCCGTCGAGTTCTTCGAGGCGGTCCCCGCGATCCACCGTCAGCTCCAGACCCTGTGCGACGTGGGCCTCGGCTACGTGCGCCTGGGCCAGAGCGCCCCGACCCTCTCGGGCGGCGAGGCCCAGCGCGTCAAGCTCGCCTCGGAGCTGCACAAGCGCTCCGCGGGCCGTACCGTGTACGTGCTCGACGAGCCCACCACGGGCCTCCACTTCGAGGACGTGCGCAAGCTGCTCGACGTGCTGCAGGGGCTCGTGGACAAGGGCAACACCGTCATCGTCATCGAGCACAACCTCGACGTCATCAAGA